One Streptomyces sp. P9-A2 DNA window includes the following coding sequences:
- a CDS encoding dynamin family protein — protein sequence MVTLDVRPQLLDALSALRDRVAAARFPLPVAGAARARANRDELLAQLDDYLVPRLREPQAPLLAVVGGSTGAGKSTLVNSLVGRRVSEAGVLRPTTRTPVLVCHPEDHHWFSGMRILPDLTRVWGPRREVDDLLLPGENPARVLRIETADSVPPGLALLDAPDIDSLVADNRVLAAELICAADIWVMVTTAARYADAVPWHMLRAAKEYDVSLVTVLDRVPHQVVSEVSRQYGALLTKAGLGHVPRFTVPELPESAWGGGLLPASAVASLRTWLVHQTQDPAARAHVMARTAHGILDSLNSRMPELAGAAAAQHAAALRLTSAVEGAYDKEHARLRGRLQAGTVLAGDALKRWRAFPLDCTPGELLDTLVEGMGALLLCAVAAADERVDTAWRREPAAKSPEFTDRDGATESVEHRIGLAVRRWRRELEEYAEEEVRELDRGPAPDPETVAALTATALLSGRRARTAGEKLAQRIGAQGAVRLRDRSGRLLIEYVNQVMHAERERRLTPLDALEVHPEPQAELIAALSVLQKER from the coding sequence GTGGTGACCTTGGACGTACGGCCTCAGCTGCTCGACGCACTCTCCGCCCTGCGCGACCGTGTCGCCGCCGCACGCTTCCCGCTGCCTGTGGCGGGGGCCGCACGCGCGCGTGCCAACCGCGACGAACTGCTCGCACAACTCGACGACTATCTGGTACCCCGGCTGAGAGAGCCCCAGGCGCCGCTGCTCGCCGTCGTAGGGGGGTCCACCGGGGCCGGCAAGTCCACCCTGGTGAACTCACTCGTGGGGCGGCGCGTCAGCGAGGCGGGCGTGCTGCGGCCGACGACCCGGACACCGGTGCTCGTCTGCCACCCCGAGGACCACCACTGGTTCAGCGGGATGCGCATCCTGCCCGACCTCACGCGCGTATGGGGTCCCCGTCGGGAGGTCGACGACCTGCTGCTCCCGGGAGAGAACCCGGCACGTGTCCTGCGCATCGAGACCGCCGACAGCGTCCCGCCCGGCCTCGCCCTGCTCGACGCCCCCGACATCGACTCCCTCGTCGCCGACAACCGCGTCCTCGCCGCCGAACTCATCTGCGCCGCGGACATCTGGGTCATGGTCACCACCGCCGCGCGCTACGCCGACGCCGTGCCCTGGCACATGCTGCGCGCCGCCAAGGAGTACGACGTCAGCCTGGTGACCGTCCTGGACCGGGTGCCCCACCAGGTCGTGTCCGAGGTGTCCCGGCAGTACGGCGCCCTCCTCACCAAGGCCGGACTCGGCCACGTACCGCGCTTCACCGTGCCCGAACTGCCCGAGTCGGCCTGGGGCGGCGGGCTCCTGCCGGCCTCCGCCGTGGCGTCGCTGCGGACCTGGCTCGTCCACCAGACGCAGGACCCCGCCGCCCGCGCGCACGTCATGGCGCGCACCGCCCACGGCATCCTCGACTCCCTCAACTCCCGCATGCCGGAACTCGCCGGTGCCGCCGCCGCGCAGCACGCCGCCGCGCTGCGGCTCACCTCCGCCGTCGAGGGGGCGTACGACAAGGAGCACGCACGCCTGCGCGGCCGGCTGCAGGCCGGAACCGTGCTCGCCGGCGACGCGCTCAAACGGTGGCGCGCCTTCCCGCTCGACTGCACGCCCGGCGAACTCCTCGACACCCTCGTGGAGGGCATGGGCGCCCTGCTGCTGTGCGCCGTCGCCGCCGCCGACGAACGGGTCGACACCGCTTGGCGGCGCGAACCGGCTGCGAAATCACCGGAGTTCACCGACCGCGACGGGGCGACGGAGAGCGTCGAACACCGGATCGGGCTGGCCGTACGACGGTGGCGGCGCGAACTGGAGGAGTACGCCGAGGAAGAGGTCCGAGAGCTCGACCGCGGTCCCGCCCCCGATCCCGAGACCGTCGCCGCCCTGACCGCCACGGCGCTGCTGAGCGGGCGCCGGGCGCGGACCGCGGGGGAGAAGCTCGCCCAACGGATCGGCGCACAGGGGGCGGTACGGCTGCGCGACCGGAGCGGACGGCTGCTCATCGAGTACGTGAACCAGGTCATGCACGCCGAACGTGAACGCCGGCTCACGCCGCTCGACGCGCTCGAGGTGCATCCGGAGCCCCAGGCCGAACTCATCGCCGCGTTGTCCGTACTGCAGAAGGAGAGGTGA
- a CDS encoding tyrosine-type recombinase/integrase, with protein MLSAGAVGSRRGATGGRGEGAGDGPGLHHRRGTPIEPRNLNRHFCPIRERPGREVRFHDLRHTCVTLLLGLGIPPHIVRDIAGHHALDVTMNIYAHAGMTEKRAAPDRLGSLPAAE; from the coding sequence ATGCTCTCCGCCGGCGCCGTGGGATCCAGGCGGGGGGCGACAGGCGGCAGGGGAGAGGGGGCAGGAGACGGGCCTGGTCTTCACCACCGGCGGGGCACCCCGATCGAGCCGCGGAACCTGAACCGGCACTTCTGCCCGATCCGCGAGCGGCCGGGTCGGGAGGTCCGGTTCCACGACCTCCGGCACACCTGCGTGACGCTGCTGCTGGGTCTCGGCATCCCGCCGCACATCGTCCGCGACATCGCGGGTCACCACGCGCTGGATGTGACGATGAACATCTACGCGCACGCCGGCATGACGGAGAAGCGGGCCGCTCCGGACCGGCTGGGGAGCCTGCCGGCCGCCGAGTGA